TTGGTGGGGTCATATCCCCGAGCATATTAACCCTATTTTCCTAAAGGTAGGCATTATCCAGGTGCATTATTACGGGTTGATGTATCTGTTGGCTTTTCTCACCGTATATTTGCTGGTTCTCTATAGGCTCAAAACGGAAAATATAGGATTCAAGAAAGAAGTTATAGTCAATTATTTTACTTGGTTAATTTTAGCAGTTTTAATCGGTGGTAGATTAGGTTATGTTCTGTTTTATAATTTATTTTATTACCTTAAACATCCTTTAGAGATATTTTTACCGTTTGATATTAATAACGGTTTTCAATATACCGGCCTTTATGGGATGAGTTATCATGGCGCGCTCATAGCAATAGTTATCGCATCAGTAATTTTTTGTCGCAACTATAAACTTAATTTCTGGTTACTTTCGGATTTATTAGCTCCTGCTGTTCCTTTGGGATATACCTTTGGCAGGTTAGGGAATTTTATTAATGGCGAACTTTACGGCCGCATTACTACAGTGCCGTGGGGTATGTATTTCCCTTTAGACTCAATGCATCGGTTACGGCATCCCTCTCAGCTTTATGAAGCGTTGTTTGAAGGGATATTTCTTTTTATTATCCTGTGGAGCCTGCGTAAGAGGATCCGGCCTTCGGGAGCGCTTTTCTCTTTGTATCTTATCGGCTATGGGACGATAAGGTTATTTTTAGAGTTTTTTCGTCAACCGGATGTTCAATTAGGATTTGTTTTGGGTATATTTACCATGGGGCAAATCCTTTGTTTTACGATGATTATATCGGGAGTAATTATTTTTTTAATAAGAATATCAAAAAATAAAAAAGCAGTGTATTAGTCTATGGGGTGCCTTAATTATGGATTTAAAAATTAAAAGTACCTCCGATTATAAAACAATTTCTTTAGAAGAGGTCTTTAAATTTCTAGAAACAACCTCAGACGGCCTCTCCGCTTCGCAAGCCGGGAATCGCCTTGCCATATTTGGAGCTAACGAAATAGCAGAAAAGAAACCGAATCCTTTCTTGGAGTTTGTTTCGCGTTACTGGGGCCCCATGCCATGGCTGTTGGAACTGGCGATAGCGCTTTCGTTAGTATTGCGGCATTATCTGGAAGGAATAATTATTTTTGTGCTGCTTACATTGAACGTCATCATCGGTCATATGCACGCACG
The nucleotide sequence above comes from Candidatus Omnitrophota bacterium. Encoded proteins:
- the lgt gene encoding prolipoprotein diacylglyceryl transferase; this encodes MKELVSWWGHIPEHINPIFLKVGIIQVHYYGLMYLLAFLTVYLLVLYRLKTENIGFKKEVIVNYFTWLILAVLIGGRLGYVLFYNLFYYLKHPLEIFLPFDINNGFQYTGLYGMSYHGALIAIVIASVIFCRNYKLNFWLLSDLLAPAVPLGYTFGRLGNFINGELYGRITTVPWGMYFPLDSMHRLRHPSQLYEALFEGIFLFIILWSLRKRIRPSGALFSLYLIGYGTIRLFLEFFRQPDVQLGFVLGIFTMGQILCFTMIISGVIIFLIRISKNKKAVY